A region of Liolophura sinensis isolate JHLJ2023 chromosome 8, CUHK_Ljap_v2, whole genome shotgun sequence DNA encodes the following proteins:
- the LOC135474071 gene encoding uncharacterized protein LOC135474071, whose amino-acid sequence MKLTLIAVVLVSMLLVQEAESGWFRKVGRAIRRVWTPLCSQACPRYCTGGVVCEFGCGTLCGKRKRAAFINGTHLTRLPRNFDFYDLNDDDFVSRQEIATTLGHSVNEVGLIVAFNTTDIDQDNKLTEEELFSSKTFVFVDDPVEPDTTLPPLTTLPPLTTDDTDLEH is encoded by the exons ATGAAGCTTACGCTGATAGCTGTTGTCCTGGTTTCCATGCTACTGGTCCAGGAGGCAGAATCAGGTTGGTTCCGGAAGGTCGGAAGAGCCATTCGCCGTGTCTGGACACCCCTTTGCTCACAGGCGTGTCCTAGATACTGCACGGGAGGAGTTGTATGCGAATTTGGCTGTGGGACTTTATGTGGCAAGAGAAAGAGGGCG GCTTTCATAAACGGCACCCACCTAACTCGGCTGCCAAGAAACTTTGACTTTTACGACCTGAACGATGATGACTTCGTCAGTCGGCAGGAAATTGCCACCACACTAGGCCACTCCGTGAACGAAGTTGGACTGATCGTGGCCTTCAACACTACTGACATCGACC AAGACAACAAGCTGACTGAAGAGGAACTTTTTTCATCAAAGACGTTTGTGTTTG TTGACGACCCGGTTGAGCCCGACACCACACTTCCCCCGCTGACCACACTTCCCCCACTGACCACCGATGACACTGACCTTGAACACTGA
- the LOC135474084 gene encoding EF-hand calcium-binding domain-containing protein 1-like, which translates to MKLTLIAVALVSLLLVHETESGWIRFRRIGRAIARAWKPACSLTCPRICTKGFLCKFGCGALCGKRKRAAFKQGVHVTRLPRNFDFYDLSDDDFVSLQEIATTLGHSVNEVDLIVAFNATDTNQDGKLTEEELLSSKVFVFADGPVEPDTTLPPLTTLPLTTLPPLTTNDTVTEP; encoded by the exons ATGAAGCTTACGCTGATAGCTGTTGCCCTAGTTTCCTTGCTACTCGTCCACGAGACAGAATCAGGTTGGATTCGTTTTAGGCGAATCGGAAGAGCCATTGCCCGTGCCTGGAAACCCGCTTGCTCATTGACATGTCCTAGAATCTGCACGAAAGGATTTTTATGCAAGTTTGGCTGTGGGGCTTTGTGTGGCAAGAGGAAGAGGGCG GCTTTCAAACAGGGCGTCCACGTCACTCGGCTGCCAAGGAACTTTGACTTTTACGACCTGAGCGATGATGACTTCGTCAGTCTTCAGGAAATTGCAACCACACTAGGCCACTCTGTGAACGAAGTTGATCTGATCGTCGCCTTCAACGCTACTGATACCAACC aAGACGGCAAGCTGACTGAAGAGGAACTGTTATCATCAAAGGTGTTTGTGTTTG CTGATGGCCCGGTTGAGCCCGACACCACACTTCCCCCACTGACCACACTTCCCCTGACCACACTTCCCCCACTGACCACTAATGATACTGTCACTGAACCCTGA